From the Micromonospora lupini genome, one window contains:
- a CDS encoding WD40 repeat domain-containing serine/threonine protein kinase gives MPDPQSAQRLVAGRYRLESVLGRGGMGVVWRATDELIGRVVAVKEVRAPGGLTGDERRLFGERALREARTAGRINHPAVVAIHDLVPASGDDEAVYIVTELVDAPTLADLLDREGALSPARVTAIGVRMLDALDAAHSVGVVHRDVKPGNIMVLPGDAVKLLDFGIAQAAGDARLTRHGVMGSTGYLAPELFQGSDPTPAADLWSAGVTLAQAVTGELPFERASTAATLHAILYDDIPAMTCGDPLATVISGLLIRDVAQRLTVQQARDLLAVPVEAGATGRRDSTASAAAAEADPPAADSVEADADAAPVGESWERQATTVHPDRSTPPRQRQSAGSPPQSTGAQTTTFPVAVPEKTRGAHAWARLALLVLVFWAVVLLVELVTASALPEWMSIPAVVVMLGLLVWSLAETIVDPWHGTIGFGSRGLHFAGSRGSPPDLPWEHVATIAIWPGAASSTGGSRLGIELSARAPTPGPTPGKIFQAPPEQGGRGPTWIVGDIGLGPATMATRLDAVVPDHVRVDRSREVPPWSARAFRPFGQRRPRALLWFTLLAGVILCGHLVLHQRNSTMETLDDDAVSAVAFSPDGATLASADAGTFAITFWDVATGKTKAVAAGHREEVTVLAFSPDGKTLASGGRDGAVKLWDVADQQVRATLVVGEYDTVTRVLFSPTGDSIAAVGSGDVKVWPMAALSKPVTLSAGEVDIEMIRFTPDGRVLVGLDGKGAVRAWEAASGRSAARITGPIAPWVDIRSDGETVIRASGSGNVVAILDGGSRPPDATAFGPGDLFVTAEEGEVRIWHTTVARTAHRYKEGFLDSDILPSDVVAMAPRGETVALGGAEGLRLWTYGS, from the coding sequence GAGCTGATCGGGCGCGTCGTCGCGGTCAAGGAGGTCCGCGCCCCGGGTGGCCTGACCGGCGACGAGCGGCGGCTGTTCGGCGAGCGGGCGCTGCGGGAGGCGCGGACCGCCGGGCGGATCAACCATCCGGCGGTCGTGGCGATCCACGACCTCGTGCCGGCAAGCGGCGACGACGAGGCCGTCTACATCGTGACGGAGCTGGTGGACGCGCCCACGCTGGCCGATCTCCTCGATCGGGAGGGGGCGTTGTCGCCGGCCCGCGTGACGGCGATCGGCGTACGCATGCTGGACGCACTGGACGCCGCGCACTCGGTCGGCGTCGTACACCGCGACGTCAAACCCGGCAACATCATGGTGCTCCCCGGCGACGCGGTGAAGCTGCTCGACTTCGGCATCGCGCAGGCCGCGGGGGACGCACGTCTGACCCGCCACGGGGTGATGGGCTCGACCGGTTACCTCGCGCCGGAGTTGTTTCAGGGCAGCGACCCCACACCCGCCGCCGATCTCTGGTCGGCGGGCGTGACTCTCGCCCAGGCCGTCACCGGTGAGCTGCCCTTCGAGCGGGCGTCCACCGCGGCCACCCTGCACGCCATCCTCTACGACGACATCCCGGCCATGACCTGTGGGGACCCACTGGCCACGGTGATCAGTGGTCTGCTCATCCGGGATGTGGCGCAACGGCTCACCGTTCAGCAGGCCCGCGACCTGCTCGCCGTTCCGGTCGAGGCCGGGGCGACGGGACGCCGGGACAGCACGGCCTCCGCCGCAGCCGCGGAGGCCGACCCTCCCGCGGCGGACAGCGTCGAGGCCGATGCCGACGCCGCCCCGGTGGGCGAATCCTGGGAACGGCAGGCCACGACCGTGCACCCGGACCGGTCCACGCCACCTCGCCAGCGGCAGAGCGCGGGGTCGCCGCCACAGTCGACCGGGGCGCAGACGACGACGTTCCCGGTCGCGGTACCCGAAAAGACCCGAGGTGCCCACGCGTGGGCTCGGCTGGCCCTGCTCGTCCTCGTGTTCTGGGCGGTAGTCCTGCTCGTCGAGCTGGTGACGGCCAGCGCCCTTCCCGAGTGGATGTCGATACCCGCAGTCGTCGTCATGCTGGGGCTACTGGTGTGGAGTCTGGCGGAGACCATCGTGGACCCGTGGCACGGCACCATCGGGTTCGGTTCGCGCGGCCTCCACTTTGCCGGCTCCCGCGGATCACCGCCTGATCTGCCCTGGGAGCACGTGGCCACCATCGCCATCTGGCCGGGCGCAGCGTCGTCGACAGGCGGTTCCAGACTGGGAATCGAGCTGTCGGCACGTGCGCCGACGCCCGGGCCGACGCCAGGGAAGATCTTTCAGGCTCCCCCGGAGCAGGGCGGCCGCGGGCCGACGTGGATCGTCGGAGACATCGGCCTCGGCCCCGCGACCATGGCGACCAGACTGGACGCGGTCGTCCCTGACCACGTCCGCGTCGATCGGTCCCGGGAGGTGCCGCCCTGGTCCGCGCGGGCCTTTCGACCGTTCGGCCAACGGCGACCACGGGCGCTGCTGTGGTTCACGCTGCTGGCCGGCGTCATCCTGTGCGGCCACCTGGTCCTGCACCAGCGCAATTCCACGATGGAGACGCTCGACGACGACGCGGTGAGCGCGGTGGCGTTCAGCCCGGACGGCGCCACGCTCGCCAGCGCGGACGCCGGGACGTTCGCGATCACGTTCTGGGATGTGGCGACGGGGAAGACGAAGGCCGTCGCCGCGGGGCACCGCGAGGAAGTCACGGTGCTCGCCTTCAGCCCCGACGGGAAAACCCTCGCCAGCGGCGGGCGTGACGGCGCCGTCAAGCTCTGGGACGTCGCCGATCAGCAGGTCAGGGCGACCCTCGTCGTCGGCGAGTACGACACGGTCACGCGCGTGCTGTTCTCGCCGACCGGGGACAGCATCGCGGCCGTTGGATCCGGTGACGTCAAGGTCTGGCCGATGGCCGCGCTGAGCAAGCCGGTCACCCTGTCGGCGGGGGAGGTGGACATCGAGATGATCCGCTTCACTCCGGACGGACGCGTCCTCGTGGGCCTCGATGGGAAGGGGGCGGTGCGGGCCTGGGAGGCCGCCAGCGGCCGCAGCGCCGCCCGGATCACTGGACCCATCGCGCCGTGGGTGGACATCAGGTCCGACGGGGAGACGGTGATCCGGGCCTCCGGCTCCGGCAACGTCGTGGCGATCCTGGACGGAGGGTCGCGCCCTCCCGACGCGACAGCCTTCGGGCCGGGGGACCTCTTCGTCACGGCCGAAGAGGGAGAGGTGCGGATCTGGCACACCACGGTTGCCCGGACAGCGCACAGGTACAAGGAGGGCTTCCTGGACTCCGACATCCTGCCGTCCGACGTGGTGGCAATGGCCCCGCGCGGCGAGACCGTGGCCCTCGGCGGCGCCGAGGGGCTTCGGCTGTGGACGTACGGCTCGTGA